In Streptococcus parapneumoniae, the genomic stretch TATGGAGATCAGTTGGTCAATGATATCAAGGAATTGAAAGCTAAGATCGCAACTGTGGATGTGGACTACAAGGTTATGCTGACTGGAGCAGTTGACTTGCTTAATGAAGTAGCGACAAGCAAGATTACAGGAGAAGAGGAAATTTATTCTCATACAGACTTGTATGATTTCCGTGCCAATATCGAAGGAGCTGAGAAGATTTTCCAACTCTTTAAACCTTTACTTGAAAAATCAGATGCTAACCTAGTTAAAGAATTGGAAGTAGATTTCAAATCTGTTAATAGCTTGTTGGACAAACACATGACAGACAAGGAACACTACAAACTCTATACTGATTTGACAAAAGAAGACACCAAAGAATTGTCAGAAGCTGTGACAAAACTTGGTGAGCCTTTATCACAAATGGGTAAATTTCTTAGTGGAGAATAAGAGTCATGACTGAAAAAGACGAAAAATTTTTTGAAAAGAAAATGGACCGTCGAGAATTTCTAAAAAAAGCAGGGATTGGAGGGGCTGGTTTAGCACTAGGACTCTCTGGTGCTTCTGCTTTTTTCGCACCTAAGCTAGGAAGTCAGGAAAAAATCTCGTACGGAAATGAAAAAATTGCTTTTTATGGCAAGCATCAAGCTGGGATTAGTACGCCCATGCAAAAGAATATTTATTTTGTTGTCTTGGATTTGCATACGACGGATAGAGATAAAATTATCCAGCTATTCAAGGATTGGACGGATTATAGTGCCAAGTTGGTCGAGGGAGAATTGGTCAAAAAAGATGGTCAGAATGCTCTTTTGCCTCCTAGTGATACTGGTGAAACAGTCGGGCTTAACCCTCATCGTTTAACGCTGACTTTTGGTGTGTCTGCCAGTTTCTTGAAAAAGATGAACTTGGAGAACAAGCGTCCTCAAGTGTTCAGGGATTTGCCGCCTTTTCCTAAGGAGCAATTACGTGAAAAATATACTGGTGGAGATATTGTGATTCAGGCCTGTGCAGATGATGAGCAAGTTGCCTTTCATGCTATTCGCAACCTCATCCGTAAGGGGAGAAATGCAGTGACCCTTCGTTGGAGTCAGTCTGGTTTTGCAGCTATCGGAGATCGAATGGAGACTCCGCGTAACCTCTTTGGTTTTAAGGATGGAACAGCAAATCCAAGCAAGGAGAAAGACTTTGACCGCGTTATCTGGGCTGATAGTAAGGACTGGATGGAAAATGGTTCTTATATGGCAGTTCGTCGGATTCAGATGTTTTTAGAGACATGGGATCGCACTAGTCTTGAAGAACAGGAAAATACCTTTGGTCGTTACAAGGAAAGTGGTGCCCCCTTTGGTAAGAAGAATGAGTTTGATGAAGTGGATTTGAGTCTTTTGCCTGATGATTCGCATGTTCGTTTGGCTAAGGAAGTGGATAAGCCCCTTTTACGTCGTTCTTACTCATATTCAGATGGGATTGATGAAAAAACTGGCCAGTTTGATACAGGCTTGCTCTTCATTTCTTTCCATAAGGATCCTGATAATTTTG encodes the following:
- the efeB gene encoding iron uptake transporter deferrochelatase/peroxidase subunit, whose protein sequence is MTEKDEKFFEKKMDRREFLKKAGIGGAGLALGLSGASAFFAPKLGSQEKISYGNEKIAFYGKHQAGISTPMQKNIYFVVLDLHTTDRDKIIQLFKDWTDYSAKLVEGELVKKDGQNALLPPSDTGETVGLNPHRLTLTFGVSASFLKKMNLENKRPQVFRDLPPFPKEQLREKYTGGDIVIQACADDEQVAFHAIRNLIRKGRNAVTLRWSQSGFAAIGDRMETPRNLFGFKDGTANPSKEKDFDRVIWADSKDWMENGSYMAVRRIQMFLETWDRTSLEEQENTFGRYKESGAPFGKKNEFDEVDLSLLPDDSHVRLAKEVDKPLLRRSYSYSDGIDEKTGQFDTGLLFISFHKDPDNFVKVQTNLGATDKMNEYITHIGSGLFACFGGVEKGGYIGQKLLEG